In Actinoplanes sp. NBC_00393, a single genomic region encodes these proteins:
- a CDS encoding TIGR03086 family metal-binding protein produces the protein MTLSDLSPAERHREIAATFTARVQGAANWDAPAPVAGWTARDVVRHLVEWLPGFLAAGSDVQLPKGPSVDEDPVEAWRVHQAAVQELLDDPGTPQRILVNQHIGEIPLDRAIDQFYTSDVFMHTWDLARATGQDEELDAGFSAGLLGGMQQMEQVIRSSGQYGAAVPVPDDADVQTRLLGFIGRDPNWKPA, from the coding sequence ATGACGCTGTCCGACCTTTCGCCCGCCGAGCGGCACCGCGAGATCGCCGCCACGTTCACCGCCCGGGTCCAGGGCGCCGCCAACTGGGACGCGCCGGCGCCGGTGGCCGGATGGACCGCCCGCGACGTCGTGCGCCACCTGGTCGAGTGGCTGCCCGGGTTCCTCGCTGCCGGCAGTGACGTGCAGCTGCCGAAGGGCCCGAGCGTCGACGAGGACCCGGTCGAGGCCTGGCGGGTGCATCAGGCCGCGGTGCAGGAGCTGCTGGACGACCCGGGCACGCCGCAGCGCATCCTCGTCAACCAGCACATCGGCGAGATCCCGCTGGACCGGGCGATCGACCAGTTCTACACCTCTGACGTGTTCATGCACACCTGGGACCTGGCCCGCGCCACCGGGCAGGACGAGGAGCTCGATGCCGGCTTCAGCGCCGGCCTGCTGGGCGGCATGCAGCAGATGGAGCAGGTGATCCGGTCCTCCGGTCAGTACGGCGCGGCGGTCCCGGTGCCCGACGACGCCGACGTGCAGACCCGGCTGCTCGGCTTCATCGGCCGCGACCCGAACTGGAAGCCGGCGTAG
- a CDS encoding response regulator transcription factor, which yields MTRVVIADDQALVRTGFTMILAAEGIEVVGHAATGAEAIAAARRLRPDVVLMDIRMPEMDGLEATRRILADAPSTAAGDPVRVVILTTFDLDQYVYAALAAGASGFLLKDVTPDHLIHAVRLVRDGDALLAPAITRRLVERFTRPDAERTALHRDLATLTPRELEVLTLLAGGLSNLELAAELQLSEATVKTHVTRILTKLQLRDRVQAVVVAYETGLVTPSARRPG from the coding sequence GTGACGCGCGTGGTGATCGCGGACGACCAGGCGCTGGTGCGTACCGGGTTCACGATGATTTTGGCGGCCGAGGGCATCGAGGTGGTCGGGCACGCCGCGACCGGCGCCGAGGCGATAGCCGCCGCCCGGCGGCTGCGCCCGGACGTCGTCCTGATGGACATCCGGATGCCGGAGATGGACGGTCTCGAGGCGACCCGGCGCATCCTGGCGGACGCGCCGTCGACCGCGGCCGGCGATCCGGTCCGGGTGGTCATTCTGACCACCTTCGATCTCGATCAGTACGTGTACGCGGCGCTCGCGGCCGGCGCCAGCGGCTTCCTCCTGAAGGATGTGACTCCCGACCACCTGATCCACGCGGTCCGCCTGGTCCGCGACGGCGACGCGCTGCTCGCCCCGGCGATCACCCGCCGGCTGGTCGAACGCTTCACCCGGCCGGATGCGGAACGGACCGCCCTGCACCGGGACCTGGCCACCCTGACACCGCGCGAGCTGGAGGTCCTGACCCTGCTGGCCGGCGGCCTGAGCAACCTGGAGCTGGCCGCCGAACTGCAGCTCAGCGAGGCGACTGTGAAGACCCACGTGACCCGCATCCTCACCAAACTGCAGTTGCGCGACCGGGTGCAGGCGGTCGTCGTCGCGTACGAAACCGGTTTGGTGACACCCAGCGCCCGGCGGCCCGGCTGA
- a CDS encoding sensor histidine kinase: protein MVQSLCTRLTAKWRAGELRVWADLVLVLVLTVFAVALAVERGDAAQPDSMVFWPGRPDAPPDVRLILEEEPSKADLFATNLLAIAPLLGRRRWPLLCFAVQVAVLAGFDVEANLANLAALLIGAYALALHGRSVPVSMTALLITCVAVAATSDSTWPRLPDWAGGFFILVPIGLLGVTVRAARSRAVASEQRAEALEREQHAATRLAVAEERARIARELHDVVSHHVSVMTIQAGAAGKVMDAHPEMAREALSAVEASGRETMAELRHLMGVLAPGPDDELLRPQPGLDQLDSLVENVRRAGQPVTLRTTPVSLPHGVDLAAYRVVQEALTNALRHAPGARTSVDVAVGEDELVISVDNDAPPPRARPAENAGAGAGLLGLAERLRLYGGTLDSGRRVGGGFRVCARIPLPRQPGAARPDRLEESSP from the coding sequence GTGGTTCAGTCGCTGTGCACCCGCCTCACCGCGAAGTGGCGCGCCGGTGAGCTGCGGGTGTGGGCCGATCTGGTGCTGGTCCTGGTGCTGACGGTGTTCGCCGTGGCGCTCGCCGTCGAGCGCGGTGACGCGGCGCAGCCCGATTCGATGGTCTTCTGGCCGGGCCGGCCGGACGCTCCACCGGACGTCCGGCTGATCCTCGAGGAGGAACCGTCGAAGGCGGACCTGTTCGCGACGAACCTGCTGGCCATCGCGCCACTGCTGGGCCGGCGACGGTGGCCGCTGCTGTGCTTCGCCGTCCAGGTCGCGGTGCTCGCCGGCTTCGACGTCGAGGCCAACCTGGCCAACCTCGCCGCCCTGCTGATCGGCGCCTACGCGCTCGCTCTGCACGGCCGGTCGGTGCCGGTGTCGATGACGGCGCTGCTGATCACCTGTGTGGCGGTCGCGGCCACCTCGGACAGCACCTGGCCGCGGCTGCCGGACTGGGCCGGCGGGTTCTTCATCCTGGTGCCGATCGGGCTGCTGGGGGTCACGGTCCGGGCGGCCCGCAGCCGCGCCGTCGCCTCCGAACAGCGGGCCGAAGCACTGGAACGCGAGCAGCATGCGGCCACCCGGCTCGCGGTCGCCGAGGAGCGCGCCCGGATCGCCCGCGAGCTGCACGACGTGGTCAGCCACCACGTCAGCGTGATGACCATTCAGGCCGGGGCGGCCGGGAAGGTGATGGACGCGCATCCGGAGATGGCCCGCGAGGCGCTGTCGGCGGTCGAGGCGAGCGGACGGGAGACGATGGCCGAGTTGCGGCACCTGATGGGCGTGCTGGCGCCCGGCCCGGACGACGAGCTGCTCCGGCCGCAACCGGGCCTGGACCAGTTGGATTCGCTGGTGGAGAACGTGCGGCGGGCCGGGCAGCCGGTGACCCTGCGGACCACGCCGGTGTCGCTGCCGCACGGCGTCGACCTGGCTGCGTACCGGGTGGTGCAGGAGGCCCTGACCAACGCGCTGCGGCACGCGCCGGGAGCGCGTACCTCGGTCGACGTCGCCGTCGGCGAGGACGAGCTGGTGATCTCGGTGGACAACGACGCGCCACCGCCACGAGCCCGGCCGGCGGAGAACGCGGGCGCCGGGGCCGGTCTGCTCGGTCTGGCCGAGCGGCTGCGGCTCTACGGCGGCACCCTCGACAGCGGCCGGCGGGTCGGCGGCGGCTTCCGGGTGTGCGCGCGGATCCCGCTGCCCCGGCAACCCGGCGCCGCGCGGCCGGACCGGCTCGAGGAGAGCAGCCCGTGA
- a CDS encoding ABC transporter ATP-binding protein, translating to MTDLVRLRAVGKQYESAGPPALDRVDLTVSPGEAVAVMGPSGSGKSTLLNLIAGLDRPTTGEVEVAGTVLNKLSEKALARFRRANIGIVFQFFHLLEDLTARDNVLFPAQLIGASRRAAQTRADELLNSLGLAARANSYPARLSGGERQRVAVARALINEPPLLLADEPTGAVDAAAGEQIMQILRDLSRGGQTILLVTHDPDLAHRCATRTVEVRDGHLAEKVPS from the coding sequence ATGACTGACCTGGTACGGCTACGAGCCGTCGGCAAACAGTACGAGTCCGCCGGGCCCCCGGCCCTCGACCGCGTCGACCTGACCGTCTCGCCCGGCGAAGCGGTCGCGGTGATGGGACCGTCCGGCAGCGGCAAGTCCACGCTGCTCAACCTGATCGCCGGCCTGGACCGGCCGACCACCGGCGAGGTCGAGGTCGCCGGGACGGTGCTGAACAAGCTGTCCGAGAAGGCCCTGGCCCGGTTCCGGCGGGCGAACATCGGCATCGTCTTCCAGTTCTTCCACCTGCTCGAGGACCTGACCGCCCGGGACAACGTGCTGTTCCCGGCCCAGCTGATCGGCGCGTCCCGGCGAGCTGCGCAGACCCGGGCGGACGAACTGCTGAACAGTCTCGGTCTGGCGGCGCGGGCGAACTCGTACCCGGCCCGGTTGTCCGGTGGCGAACGGCAGCGGGTGGCGGTGGCCCGGGCGCTGATCAACGAGCCGCCGCTGCTGCTCGCCGACGAGCCGACCGGCGCGGTCGACGCCGCGGCCGGGGAGCAGATCATGCAGATCCTGCGCGACCTGAGCCGTGGTGGGCAGACCATTCTGCTGGTCACGCACGACCCGGACCTCGCGCATCGCTGCGCCACCCGCACGGTCGAGGTGCGCGACGGCCACCTCGCGGAGAAGGTGCCGTCGTGA
- a CDS encoding ABC transporter permease: MRAVLKTAWTAARRRRLQSLVVFAVVLLSSATAVLALGLIVGSSAPFDRAFRSQNGAHVTAAFDATKVSAADLAATASRSGVAAAAGPYETVEGQLSGGRQKRPPGTIAGRADADSTVDRLEISDGSWLSGTGQIVLSPEIAGPGGHGWKVGDQVTVNDGPTLTVAGIASSATDSAIAWVSPQQTDVLHSRAAASGRQMLYRFADAGSETAVASALDTATAGLPADSLTGSVSYLAVKLELEGRIKVMVPFVVAFAVLGLVMSVLIVVNVVSGAVVAGFRTIGVQKALGLTPGQVVGAYAGQILLVGIPAALLGVVVGRLVALPLLNQTEQAYATNAKPSVPIWIDLTVVACAVVLLVLAAAGPAIRAGRFSAAQAIAVGRAPRSGRGFRIRRALARTGLPRPVSFGIGTPLARPARAAVTVVAVLLGVSTVVFAVGLSSSLTRVAEAGNRTEAVPVLVNLGGMSGPPEPGAQPEPGAQPEPGAQAPPGAQPAPGGGNAPADPAQVRSVIEAQSGTAHVTAITEVDANLAGSADPVEVRGYDGDSSWTGYPLISGRWYQTAGEAVAGGRLLRHTGAEVGDTITISTELGRRTLTLVGEAFSNGSDPVLITNVTELDGLYEELTPRNFEVGLDEGTDAGAYVGSLTSALGDLAAGAELSAETQENELIAVMIGLIATLTLLLTAVAGLGVLNTVVLNTRERTHEIGVLKSIGMTPGQVRVMVISSMLVIGAVGGLLAVPLGWLLHGWAVPVMAGAAGVTLPSSVLAVYPPALLAALAGAGVLLAVLSALLPAGWASRARAATALRAE; encoded by the coding sequence GTGAGAGCCGTACTGAAGACCGCCTGGACGGCTGCGCGCCGGCGCCGGCTGCAGAGCCTCGTCGTCTTCGCGGTCGTGCTGCTCTCCAGCGCGACCGCCGTACTCGCTCTCGGTCTGATCGTCGGGTCCAGCGCGCCGTTCGACCGTGCGTTCCGCAGCCAGAACGGCGCGCACGTCACCGCCGCGTTCGACGCCACCAAGGTGAGCGCCGCCGACCTGGCCGCCACCGCGTCCCGGTCCGGTGTCGCCGCGGCCGCCGGACCGTACGAGACGGTCGAGGGCCAGCTCAGCGGAGGCCGGCAGAAGCGGCCGCCGGGCACGATCGCCGGACGGGCCGACGCGGACTCCACGGTGGACCGACTGGAGATCTCCGACGGCTCGTGGCTCAGCGGCACCGGGCAGATCGTGCTCTCCCCGGAGATCGCCGGGCCGGGCGGGCACGGCTGGAAGGTCGGCGACCAGGTCACCGTGAACGACGGGCCCACGCTGACGGTCGCCGGGATCGCCTCCTCGGCCACCGACAGCGCCATCGCCTGGGTTTCGCCGCAGCAGACCGACGTGCTGCACTCCCGGGCCGCGGCGAGCGGCCGGCAGATGCTCTACCGGTTCGCCGACGCCGGCAGCGAGACCGCGGTCGCCTCCGCATTGGATACCGCGACTGCCGGCCTGCCCGCGGATTCGCTCACCGGGTCCGTCTCCTATCTGGCCGTGAAGCTGGAGCTGGAGGGCCGGATCAAGGTGATGGTGCCGTTCGTGGTGGCATTCGCCGTGCTCGGCCTGGTCATGTCGGTGCTCATCGTGGTGAACGTGGTCTCCGGGGCGGTGGTCGCCGGGTTCCGCACGATCGGCGTGCAGAAGGCGCTCGGGCTGACGCCCGGGCAGGTGGTGGGCGCGTACGCCGGGCAGATCCTGCTGGTCGGCATCCCGGCGGCGCTGCTCGGCGTGGTGGTCGGGCGTCTTGTCGCGCTTCCGCTGCTCAATCAGACCGAGCAGGCGTACGCGACGAACGCGAAACCGTCGGTGCCGATCTGGATCGATCTCACCGTGGTGGCGTGCGCGGTGGTCCTGCTGGTGCTCGCCGCGGCCGGGCCGGCGATCCGGGCCGGCCGGTTCTCCGCAGCTCAGGCGATCGCGGTCGGGCGTGCCCCGCGCAGCGGCCGAGGGTTCCGGATCCGGCGCGCGCTCGCCCGTACCGGTCTGCCCCGGCCGGTCAGCTTCGGCATCGGGACACCGCTCGCCCGGCCGGCCCGGGCCGCGGTGACTGTCGTCGCTGTGCTGCTCGGCGTGAGCACGGTGGTGTTCGCGGTCGGGCTGTCGTCGTCGCTGACCCGGGTCGCCGAGGCCGGAAACCGGACCGAGGCGGTGCCGGTGCTGGTCAACCTGGGCGGGATGAGCGGGCCGCCGGAGCCGGGCGCGCAGCCGGAACCGGGCGCGCAGCCGGAGCCGGGCGCGCAGGCACCACCGGGCGCGCAGCCGGCGCCGGGCGGTGGGAACGCTCCGGCCGATCCGGCACAGGTCCGGTCCGTCATCGAGGCGCAGAGCGGCACCGCCCACGTCACCGCGATCACCGAGGTGGACGCCAACCTCGCCGGGTCGGCCGATCCTGTCGAGGTGCGCGGGTACGACGGGGATTCCTCGTGGACCGGGTATCCGCTGATCTCCGGGCGCTGGTACCAGACGGCGGGCGAGGCGGTCGCCGGTGGCCGGCTCCTGCGGCATACCGGCGCGGAGGTGGGGGACACGATCACCATCAGCACCGAGCTGGGCCGTCGCACCCTCACGCTTGTCGGCGAGGCGTTCAGCAACGGTTCCGACCCGGTGCTGATCACGAACGTGACCGAACTGGACGGGCTGTACGAGGAGCTGACGCCGCGCAACTTCGAGGTGGGTCTGGACGAGGGCACCGATGCGGGCGCGTACGTCGGCAGCCTCACCAGCGCGCTCGGCGACCTCGCCGCGGGCGCCGAACTCAGCGCGGAGACCCAGGAGAACGAGCTGATCGCGGTCATGATCGGGCTGATCGCGACGTTGACGCTGCTGCTCACCGCGGTTGCCGGGCTCGGGGTTCTCAACACGGTCGTCCTGAACACGCGGGAGCGCACCCACGAGATCGGCGTGCTCAAGTCCATCGGGATGACACCGGGGCAGGTTCGCGTCATGGTGATCAGCTCGATGCTGGTGATCGGGGCGGTCGGGGGGCTGCTCGCCGTACCCCTGGGGTGGCTCCTGCATGGCTGGGCCGTGCCGGTGATGGCCGGCGCCGCGGGCGTGACGCTGCCGTCCAGCGTGCTCGCGGTCTATCCGCCGGCCCTGCTCGCGGCACTCGCCGGTGCTGGTGTGCTGCTCGCGGTGCTCAGCGCGCTGCTTCCGGCGGGATGGGCTTCGCGGGCGCGGGCGGCTACCGCCTTGCGCGCGGAGTGA